The sequence GGACGGCCGGCGTCAAACCGCACCCGCTGATCGCCGCCACCGGCCTGCCGCGCACCGACCGCGGCCGGCTCCGCTGCACCGCCCAGCTCACCGTCGAGGGCACCGAGCACGTCTGGGCCGCGGGCGACGCCGCCGCCGTCCCCGACGTCACCGCCGCCGAGCCCGGCTCCGACACCGCGCCCAACGCCCAGCACGCGGTCCGCCAGGCCAGGGTCCTCGGCGACAACATCGCGCACGCGCTGCGCGGGGAGCCCCTGGAGACGTACGCGCACCGCTACGCCGGCTCCGTCGCCTCCCTCGGCCTGCACAAGGGCGTCGCCCAGGTCTACGGCCGCGAGCTGAAGGGCTACCCGGCCTGGTTCATGCACCGCCTGTACCACCTCAGCCGCGTGCCCACCGTCAACCGCAAGGCCCGGGTGCTCGCCGAATGGACCCTCGCCGGGCTGTTCAAGCGGGAGATCGTCTCGCTCGGCTCGCTCGAACACCCCCGTGCGGAGTTCGAACTGGCGGCCGGTGGAAAGCCTCCGCACAGCCCCTCCGACGACCCGAAGGGGTAGTCCCGTACGGACCCGGGAACTCCGCGGACCGCCGAGGCGTCTGACGGATGTCGCCGCGGTCCGCCCCCTGCCGGACCGCCCCCGTCCCCGGACCGGTCATCCCCGCCCGCCCACAGCACCCACGAGGGTTTCCCCACAGTGAACTTCACGCGCTGGAGCGCCCGGCTCCCCGGAACGCAGCGCCGCGCCGCCGCGCGGACCGAGTCGGCGGTCCCGCCGGACCGGCGGGGGGACGGCTCCGTGCCCGCGGCCCGCGCCGAACGGTCCGCCGACGGCGGACCCGCGGTGCCCGCCGTCGACGAACTGCCCACGCGTGACGTCCTGGACCGCGTCCCGGCCCTCGTCGCCCTCGTCCACGGCCCCGACCACCGCATCGGCTACGTCAACGGCGCCTACACCACCGCCTTCGGCGTCCGCCCCACCGGCGCCCCCGCCCGTGACGCCCTGCCCGAACTCGCCGAGCTGGGCCTGCTCCCGCTGCTCGACCAGGTGCTGCGCAGCGGCAGACCCCGCACCCTGAAGTCCCGCAAGGCCGTCGACGGCCGCTCGTACACCTTCACCTGCACGCCCGTCACCGAGGACGGCGACCGCGACGCGGGCGTGCTGGTCTTCGCCACCGACGTCACCGACCACGCCGAGGCCGCCGAACGCCTGCGCGCCAGCGAACGCCGCCAGCGTGAGACGGCCGTCACCCTCCAGCGCTCCCTGCTCCCGCAGGAACTGGAGCAGCCCGACGACCTGCGCATCGCCGCCACCTACCAGCCCGGCGGCACCGAGGCCGCGGTCGGCGGCGACTGGTACGACGTGATCACCCTCGGCGGCGGCCGGACCGCGCTGGTCATCGGCGACGTCATGGGCCGCGGGGTGCGGGCCGCGGCCGTCATGGGCCAGCTCCGCACGGCCGTCCGCGCCTACGCCCGCCTCGACCTGCCCCCGCACGAGGTGCTCCAGCTGCTCGACGGCCTCGCCGCCGAGATCGACGCCAACCAGATCGCCACCTGTGTCTACGCGATCCACGACCCGAACGAGGGCCGCCTGGTGTACGCGTCCGCCGGCCATCTGCCGATCCTGGTCCGCGACGAGAACGGCGTGGTCACCCGCGCCGACGAACCCACCGGCCCGCCGCTCGGCACCGGCGGCTGGATCCACTCCTCCGGCTGCGTCGACCTCGGCCCCGGCGCCACGGCCGTCCTCTACACCGACGGCCTGGTGGAGCGCCGGGACGCCGACCTGGACGAGGGCATCGCCGCGCTCGCCGGCGCGCTGGCCGGCGCCACCGGGAGCCCGCAGGTCGTCTGCGACCGCCTGGTCCGCTCGGCCGGCGTCACCGCCGACCACGACGACGACGTGGCCGTCCTCGTCCTCCAGCACCCGGCGCGTACCGGCCCCGACGGCGATCTCTTCCGCAACGCGGCCCTGGAACTCCTCGGCGGCGTCGAGGCGGCACCCCGCGCCCGCGCGTTCGCCTCCGGCGTGCTGACCAGCTGGCGCTTCCCCGCCGACCTGCACGACCTCGGCGTCCTCGCCACCAGCGAGCTGGTCGCCAACTCCCTCCAGCACGGCGTCCCGCCCATGCGGCTGCGCCTGCGCCGCACCGACCGCCGCCTGATCATCGAGGTCACGGACGGCGACGACCACCTGCCCAGGCGCCGCCGCGCGGAGCCGGGCGACGAGTCCGGCCGGGGCATCGCCATCGTGGCGACGATCGCCTCCAGCTGGGGCTGCCGCCGCACACCGGGCGGCAAGGCGGTCTGGTGCGAGTTCGTCCTGCCGAAGGGCTGAGCGCCGCGCGGGTAGGGGCCGGCTGCCGGGCGCGGGCGGTCCGCGGCCGGCAGC comes from Streptomyces sp. SCL15-4 and encodes:
- a CDS encoding SpoIIE family protein phosphatase, producing MNFTRWSARLPGTQRRAAARTESAVPPDRRGDGSVPAARAERSADGGPAVPAVDELPTRDVLDRVPALVALVHGPDHRIGYVNGAYTTAFGVRPTGAPARDALPELAELGLLPLLDQVLRSGRPRTLKSRKAVDGRSYTFTCTPVTEDGDRDAGVLVFATDVTDHAEAAERLRASERRQRETAVTLQRSLLPQELEQPDDLRIAATYQPGGTEAAVGGDWYDVITLGGGRTALVIGDVMGRGVRAAAVMGQLRTAVRAYARLDLPPHEVLQLLDGLAAEIDANQIATCVYAIHDPNEGRLVYASAGHLPILVRDENGVVTRADEPTGPPLGTGGWIHSSGCVDLGPGATAVLYTDGLVERRDADLDEGIAALAGALAGATGSPQVVCDRLVRSAGVTADHDDDVAVLVLQHPARTGPDGDLFRNAALELLGGVEAAPRARAFASGVLTSWRFPADLHDLGVLATSELVANSLQHGVPPMRLRLRRTDRRLIIEVTDGDDHLPRRRRAEPGDESGRGIAIVATIASSWGCRRTPGGKAVWCEFVLPKG